From the genome of Papaver somniferum cultivar HN1 chromosome 2, ASM357369v1, whole genome shotgun sequence, one region includes:
- the LOC113353401 gene encoding major pollen allergen Art v 1-like, which produces MSFKSFPVGFGLLLFGILALNAYSEMASAQKCLPGQFSFTFAMTLSCNGCTMKCNGWCSLKGLPSYNFCNGGGFGVRSCLCCCGTKTQPPKPKPPVPSPPPPSPPPPSPPPPPPPRSPLDLCDPSEISFSIPSPGCPICPVCNCPGGVPPELSACVANYCSCCCPSTLSSSTKTPGSLLFARA; this is translated from the exons ATGTCTTTCAAGAGTTTtccagttggttttggtttgcttCTCTTCGGGATTCTTGCTTTGAATGCATACTCAG AGATGGCGTCCGCGCAAAAATGTCTGCCTGGGCAGTTCTCTTTCACTTTCGCCATGACCCTAAGTTGTAATGGATGTACCATGAAATGCAACGGGTGGTGTTCTTTAAAAGGATTACCATCTTATAATTTCTGCAATGGCGGAGGTTTTGGTGTGAGATCATGTTTGTGTTGTTGTGGAACAAAAACACAACCTCCAAAACCGAAACCACCTGTACCATCACCCccacctccatcaccaccaccaccatctccaccaccccCACCTCCTCCAAGATCTCCACTAGATTTATGTGATCCCAGTGAAATTTCTTTTTCGATCCCATCCCCTGGTTGCCCAATTTGTCCAGTGTGTAACTGTCCAGGTGGTGTACCTCCAGAACTTTCAGCCTGTGTTGCTAACTACTGCAGCTGTTGTTGCCCGAGCACCCTCTCATCATCAACAAAGACTCCTGGTTCGCTTTTATTCGCAAGAGCATAG